CGGACTCCGGTAGGTGCGGTTTTGCGGCGTACTCGGCCCGACGAGTGCCACACGCGCACTCGGCGTTGATTCATGCGATCTGCATTCCTAACCAGGGTTCCCACCCGTTACTGGGTAGGACCTTTTAAGAGGAATCATCAATCAGAATTGGTATTACGACTTATGTAGGTTGCTCTTTTGTAGCATAACCTGTTAGGTTGTGTCAGGAAACCGTCTGCGTTTTTTATACGCTCTCTTTCACGGCGTGGGCGATGCTTAAAATTGCGTAAGTCCTGTTTATAACATGTATCCGCAAGCCTGAAACGGAGTGGAAGGCGGAGGATAACAGAAAATCGTCATTGAACTCGCTTCGTTGTTTAACGCTTCGCGAATTATCAAAAACACTCAGTCCGCTTCAAATCGGCGAAAAATAATTACCAAATCATCACGAACTTTGGGTATAATATATAAAAGTCCATATGTAATGTCAAGGATTTTAGAGGTGGATCCAGAGTCCCTGAGTTTTCCAATGATCTGAATAGCGGATGATACAGATTTCGTAGATGATACCCTTCCATTCAAAACGTAGCCCGTAATGAAATTAGGTTCTCCTTAAATGGCATAATTTTGCTTCGCAGCGAGAATGCTTTACATGTGGAGGGGTTTTTGCTTGGGTGTTTCTTCAGATATACGGAAATGCGCGTCAAGTACGAAATCCACCTCACCGAACCGCAAGGTATAATTAAAAAGTGAAAGGGAAAAGGGTGGAGCAACCTATCTATGGATTGACGGTTCGCGGGGTGACGAAGCATTTTCGTCGGACCAAACGAACCAACGATAAACCGCGTTTTCATCAGAAGATCCAGCGTATGTTCAGGCGCGAGAAGGAAGTCATCCGGGCAGTTGACGGTATCTCTTTAGAGGTAAACATCGGAGAAATCTACGGGATTCTCGGTGCGAATGGCTCGGGAAAATCGACGCTGATTCGTCTCATTTCAACGCTACTACTGCCTGATGCTGGGAATATTCAGGTCTTCGGAGACGACGTGGTAACAAATAGTCTGAAGGTTCGACAGGTGATGAACCGCGTCTCTGTTGAGGCTTCTTTCTTTAAACGTCTCTCTTCGCAAGAGAACCTGATTTACGCTGCCCGCCTCTACGGTATCCCTGCTCCCGAAGCCGGACGAAGATCACAGCAGATTTTGGAAAGACTCGGCTTTGCGGCAGATCGGATGAACGAGGAGATGGAGCATCTGTCGCGCGGGATGCAACAGAAAGTCGCCATCGCGCGTGCCTTACTCACCACCCCTATGCTACTCCTACTCGATGAGCCGACGACAGGACTCGATCCGAAATCTAAACGCGATGTGCAAGCCTTTATTGAAGAGATCCGTCAAGAGCGGAACGCTGTCATACTCCTAACGACGCACGATATGGCGGAGGCAGAGAGGTTGTGCGACAAGATCGCAATTATCGATAAAGGACAGTTTATCGCAGAAGGGACAGTCGAGGAACTCATCGCGAATGCCCCATCTCAGAACGGGGTGCCAGCGACGTTAGAGGACGTGTTTATTGCACTGACGGGGAAAGGGATTGAGGAGGAAGAGTAGTTTATGAAGCAAGTTCTGGCTTGCAAGCTACGCCAAAAAAATGCTGAATTTTGTTCGGGAAACGATTGTCTCTTATGCTTTTATTGAACGCAACTTCAATCTGCTGAAGCGGTATATGAGCTGGGAAATTCTCTTTTTCAGTTATTCCATCGTCAATGCGCTAACAATCGGCTTGATTATGGTAGGACGTGGCAGCAGTCAAGATGTGCTTTACCTCGTCATTGGCGCACTCGTTTGGGGGTTTCTCTCCATTATGATGCGTGAGGTGAGCGATGCGATTACATGGGAGAGATGGGAGGGGACGATTGAATATACCTTTATGGCACCGATTTACCGCATCACGCACCTTGTCGGTTCCTGTCTATTTGCAATTCTATATGGGTTGCTGCGGACAGCCTTAGTTTTGGCGATAATCCCCTTCTTTTTTGGGGAACACATTGATTTAAGCAACGCCAATTGGCTAACGATGGTGGTCACTGTTCTTATCTCCAGTCTCTCTTTCATCGGTATCGGGCTGATGGCGGCGATATTTCCATTGTTGTCACCGGAGAAGGGACAAGCCGCAACAGGGATCATTGAGTCGATGCTACTCTTAGTCTCCGGTATCTACTATGAAATTGAGGTGTTACCAGCATGGCTTCAACCGATTTCCAAAATTTCGCCTGCCACGTATACACTCAGGTCGATTCGTGCAGCGATGCTTGAGAACGCGCCTGTTCAGAGCCAAGTGGGTAATCTCGCTTTACTCCTCATCATTGGTATCCTACTCATTCCACTTGGATTTTTGATTTTCCATTTGGGTGAAAAATACGCCAAACGCGTCGGTAGGCTGAAAAGGAGTGGTTAGTGCTGAACCAGCATTTACTATGACAACAAGGGTGGAATTATCAGATGAAACAGAGATTGGAGATGGAATTAGAGGCTATCACAGAGTTATCGCCACTTGAACTCGCATTGAGGATCGTGCTGCTCGTTCAAGAGATGATTGAGACGGTAAGACAGTCCTTGGGGGCTGAATTGGAGTTTGATATTTTTCTCGTGATAGAGGGTCGCGGGGTTCGTCTTGTCATGGAACCGGTGTAAATTGTATTGACATATTTTGGAATAAGGTGGATAAATTCATGAAATACGTCGTTATTTTTGAAGAAGGTAAAAACAGCTGCAGTGCTTATGTTCCGGATCTTCCGGGATGTATTGCTGCGGGTGAAACATTAGAGGAAGTCAGAAAATTAATCGCCGAAGCCATTGAATTTCACATTGAAGGGTTACGGGCAGATGGAGATGTTGTCCCGCCACCATTGTCA
The genomic region above belongs to Candidatus Poribacteria bacterium and contains:
- a CDS encoding ABC transporter ATP-binding protein is translated as MFRREKEVIRAVDGISLEVNIGEIYGILGANGSGKSTLIRLISTLLLPDAGNIQVFGDDVVTNSLKVRQVMNRVSVEASFFKRLSSQENLIYAARLYGIPAPEAGRRSQQILERLGFAADRMNEEMEHLSRGMQQKVAIARALLTTPMLLLLDEPTTGLDPKSKRDVQAFIEEIRQERNAVILLTTHDMAEAERLCDKIAIIDKGQFIAEGTVEELIANAPSQNGVPATLEDVFIALTGKGIEEEE
- a CDS encoding ABC transporter permease, whose product is MLNFVRETIVSYAFIERNFNLLKRYMSWEILFFSYSIVNALTIGLIMVGRGSSQDVLYLVIGALVWGFLSIMMREVSDAITWERWEGTIEYTFMAPIYRITHLVGSCLFAILYGLLRTALVLAIIPFFFGEHIDLSNANWLTMVVTVLISSLSFIGIGLMAAIFPLLSPEKGQAATGIIESMLLLVSGIYYEIEVLPAWLQPISKISPATYTLRSIRAAMLENAPVQSQVGNLALLLIIGILLIPLGFLIFHLGEKYAKRVGRLKRSG
- a CDS encoding type II toxin-antitoxin system HicB family antitoxin gives rise to the protein MKYVVIFEEGKNSCSAYVPDLPGCIAAGETLEEVRKLIAEAIEFHIEGLRADGDVVPPPLSNLLVHIY